GGAAGAGCTTATTAAACTAAAAAAAGAGCGTAACGAGCTGAAAAACTTGCAAGAGTCCATCCTAGATGACGACTTTGGCAAGAAAATGTTCGACAAGGTTTTTGGAGCCGATATTCAGCGTTTGTTGTCAATGGAGACCATGTGGAAAACGAGAAAAGCGCCAATTCCCTTGAGTTATGAAGATTTGACTCAACAAGTACAAGATGCCAAGATTGATGACTCGGTTTTGAAGAAAGACCAAAAAGTGTGGAGTCTGGCTGAAAACTTCTATGTTCTGAATCACAGTTTGAAACGTCTACAGGATCGATTAAAGCAACAGAAAAAGGATTTTCCCGATCAGTCTGCCTCTTTGTCCTTTGATaaagatgatattgataccCTTGAAtttgtagcagcagctgctaatatTCGATCGTtcattttttcaattcagtTGAAGTCCGAGTTTGATGTTAAGCAGATTGCTGGAAATATTATCCCTGCTATTGCCACTACCAATGCAATTGTAGCAGGAATTTGCGTTCTCCAGTCACTGTTAGTACTTGAGGATAAACTAGACGATGCTCGTAACGTGTTTTTATCAAGACTGCCCACTTATCTTGTCCAGTCTGTCAAGCTACAACCACCTAATCCCGAGTGTGCTGTGAGTGGCGTTGCTCGTACAGTTATCAAGACGGATCCTACAAAGCTTACTCTAGGAGCTCTGATTGACTCGCTGCTAAAAGTAGATCTGGGATACTCAGACGAAGTGAGTGTTGTGACCGACCAGTTGTTGTTCGACCCTGACTATGatgataatatcaacaagACGCTTGCAAATCTCAAGATCACGGATGGCTCTTTCTTAACGGTAATCGACGAAGAGGACGATGGTAAAGTCAATCTAGAGCTATACATTGACGGGGATTCTTCCATTGGAGACAAACCATATGTTCTGAGCGAGAAGCCAGTGATTGGCCGCAAGCCAGCCAAAGAAGCTGAACCTGAAGAGGATGAGATCTTATTAGAAGGTGCTGAGCCAACTCTGAAGCGAAAACTCAGTGAGGATGCTGACACCGGAAACCCAGATACTAAGAAGGCCAGAGTGTCGGAAACAGAAATGGATGACCTCATAATTatcgatgatgacgatgacgatgctATTGAGATTATAGATTAGCCACTGGTGACGACCAACGGCATGTTTATAAATTAGATACGAAAATCATGAATTATAATAATGGGGTGCTTAACTAATACTGTGGTCGACCGCCGAAACACTCAGGAGtcacggggtctggggcgtagccccagccgccggaggcactggtCTCGTAAAATAAACaagcttttattttgtgCAAAGTGGTTTCTATAAATACGTACAAGATCATGAGGCTTTCTTCTCAGTCTGTGGAGCAGGGGCAGGAGTAGGAGCAGAGGCAACGACAACACAGACCAACCAGACAGGCAGCCAGATGCCGGTGATGATGCCCCAGGTCCAGACCTGGAGACCTCGCCAGGCCCATACCAGAGACAATATTAGTTCATGTGGTGGCAGTTCTTTGATTGCACTGAGTATGACCAGACCAACCCAAGGCGAGCTAATAGTGAGAAGGATGATGCTTTTGTAAAGAGGCATTCCAGGGCGGATCCAAGCCAGGGGAATGGTGACAAGACCAAGGCAGAAAGAGAGTGAAAAGTTAAGAGTTGAAAGGGTCGTCAAAAACAGACTGTAGAGGATCATGGTCAGCGAATGCAGAGAGAGTAGAGTCGACACGGAAAATGTGTTCTTTCCTGTCAAGAGTTTTATTGCCGATGGCACTCCTAATGAGAAGACAACCCCACCAGAAATGACAAACGGGAAAACTGATTTAGACTCAATCAACAGCGACACATATCCAAATAGCTGAGAAGTGGCTACGACTACTGCTAGAATAATTCCAGGAACAAATATAATGGTTTGAAAATCTCGCTTCGTAGTCATCACGAGATTATAAACGGCAATCAACAGAAAACTGTTGGCTAATAACATG
This is a stretch of genomic DNA from Sugiyamaella lignohabitans strain CBS 10342 chromosome C, complete sequence. It encodes these proteins:
- the UBA2 gene encoding E1 ubiquitin-activating protein UBA2 (Subunit of heterodimeric nuclear SUMO activating enzyme E1 with Aos1p; activates Smt3p (SUMO) before its conjugation to proteins (sumoylation), which may play a role in protein targeting; essential for viability; GO_component: GO:0031510 - SUMO activating enzyme complex [Evidence IPI] [PMID 9312010]; GO_component: GO:0005634 - nucleus [Evidence IEA,IEA]; GO_component: GO:0005634 - nucleus [Evidence IDA] [PMID 7629121]; GO_function: GO:0005524 - ATP binding [Evidence IEA,IEA]; GO_function: GO:0019948 - SUMO activating enzyme activity [Evidence IDA,IMP] [PMID 9312010]; GO_function: GO:0003824 - catalytic activity [Evidence IEA]; GO_function: GO:0016874 - ligase activity [Evidence IEA]; GO_function: GO:0046872 - metal ion binding [Evidence IEA]; GO_function: GO:0000166 - nucleotide binding [Evidence IEA]; GO_function: GO:0008641 - small protein activating enzyme activity [Evidence IEA]; GO_process: GO:0006464 - cellular protein modification process [Evidence IEA]; GO_process: GO:0016925 - protein sumoylation [Evidence IEA]; GO_process: GO:0016925 - protein sumoylation [Evidence IDA,IMP] [PMID 9312010]), which encodes MDKEYGVKWFKSFDIVYNALDNVEARRHVNKLCLVADVPLIESGTAGFNGQVQVIIPGKTECYDCQPKPVPKTFAVCTIRSTPSQPIHCIVWAKSYLFSQLFDQDCEENEQDGDEDAAAASGEDKEELIKLKKERNELKNLQESILDDDFGKKMFDKVFGADIQRLLSMETMWKTRKAPIPLSYEDLTQQVQDAKIDDSVLKKDQKVWSLAENFYVLNHSLKRLQDRLKQQKKDFPDQSASLSFDKDDIDTLEFVAAAANIRSFIFSIQLKSEFDVKQIAGNIIPAIATTNAIVAGICVLQSLLVLEDKLDDARNVFLSRLPTYLVQSVKLQPPNPECAVSGVARTVIKTDPTKLTLGALIDSLLKVDLGYSDEVSVVTDQLLFDPDYDDNINKTLANLKITDGSFLTVIDEEDDGKVNLELYIDGDSSIGDKPYVLSEKPVIGRKPAKEAEPEEDEILLEGAEPTLKRKLSEDADTGNPDTKKARVSETEMDDLIIIDDDDDDAIEIID